In Hamadaea flava, a genomic segment contains:
- a CDS encoding LamG-like jellyroll fold domain-containing protein — protein sequence MDRRRRRVLAGLLLTTVMLLVTANPQPVTIFGPVDVRVSWLWSWLTAPSAFAGGQPIGPAQESGTAAGKGHYVGYAATKASGGAGRVPDSTSAERQDGRVQQLTTPDIKGFEPGRSVRSAKDSTAGSDLFVNPDGSYTREVSQGTVNFQDAKGAWQKIDARVTSVGERLGQRANRLGLQFARRGDDRRLVSASFDGVGFGYSLQGASGVPAQTGAYSVTYAGVLPGTDVVVESRESGVKESIVLQRRGAVHEWVFPLQLDGLVAALDADGGVVLTDAKGAVKGRIPPGLMHDSKFDTASGEFTTSNAVRYELVQVGGGVGLKVIADEQWLTAPERVYPVTVDPTAEFMNTSDTYMYYGNDVDHSGEDNLAVGTWDAGTHRGKALMAFSGFSSTFSGLRITSARLYLFLTWQGSCTAQPYTVHQVNESWSQSTVRYGSVNYDGPAFSSAIGTQTPTNYSQACANTGGDRTVGEWTSVALDKATLDGWLSGTIPNYGLLVNASPTQTADFKRFTSRNGPSGAVCDSHTCAPFLSVSYTPNKAPQIDAQYPPRDYQATSLTPELLAKGHDPDVWPKAMQYNFKVNDASGALVATSGWTSSSSWTVPAGKLQWSKTYYWWVVSYDGWASSPDPLNVAYYFPLSTPPPQPLVTSGLSQDGGGRGFEPSVGNYTTEAMDAQVATVGPALTIQRSYNSRDPRTGSAFGAGWSTVVDANVVERYTTANAKTAVITYPTGTEVAFGRNADGSFTPPSGRFSVLTAITGGYSLLDKDGTTYLFTRLVSGTAGANALYGLTSIKDSAGRALTFAYDAAGRVETMTSASGRALHLTWSTPAGASKAHVATVYTDPAVAGDSSSVSIWSYAYSGDQLTKVCPPTDTTHCTTYEYGTGTQYPTALLDAGPRSYWRLSEAAGVAKAASTVLDNAGTDAATFKNVTLGQAGSLPGSSATAAGFNGTSSYVEMPAKLVTAASYQSLSMWFKTTTPEGVLFSYQKDPITNGTTAANYVPALYVGTSGKLHAEFWNGASASAIASPSPVTDGAWHHVVLAAAGDTQTLYLDGTAVGTLAGLIKLADANSTAHEYVGAGFIGGSWPDQPHPSEAVATYFSGSISDVALFDRTLTAADVASLRGAASAAAHPVTKIIRPSGATAAQISYDPVSGVVTQVIDEHNGTWKISNPTVAGSSQIYAASVLSGGPADYLRMTETGVSEAVNEVNGGVATYNTVTLGSPGPFADATAAKFNGTASYVELPATEVPGTAPNSVSMWFSMPSGSTKGGVLYAYQSMSMDDVDAAGSWVPALYVGVDGKLRGAFWTGSAANVLTTAASVADGKWHHVALAASSTSQSLYLDGTLVGTRNAARVAPSTTPVYAYLGAGKWSSVWTGYDGDSSGYFPGSIGEFAFFTSQLTAAQVADQVAAGKNASATAAGAALAKRIVVTDPLNATTTYLYDVDNGSRQVAEIWADGGSERQTTYGYKDGFLRTVTDPNGNVTTSEYDGRGNTVSEQTCQDRSAGRCSTVYYSYFLNSASALDPRNDQLTEVRDGRSAGPTDNTYVTKFEYDVLGNKTKTTDALGRIAKTDYTDGTTIAAADGGFAPAGLPWRVTSPGGQVQTTTYFANGDVAQVTDPAQLVTRLGYDGLGRVVSKTEISDGYPNGVVTRVVYDKLGRITQQTDPATTNRVTGAVHTPVTTTTYDYDGQITQQTVGDATGGDAARTLKNSYDALGHIATATDATGKVTTFGYDLYGNLTREVDETGVETRYAYDANGHLLTSTLVGYTGDPNNPVSARDLVTESRAYDPAGRLASITDAMGFVTAFLYTDNNLQVAVVKKNADGSQSYIAEQTEYDAAGNVIREVTNNNATETAYAVDAVGRVTEETLDPNGVARKTLYSYNNDDQVTMKWYGDHTGYFGAVGSTYDTAGRITSDFVRSSGPLSPAGWWKLNATKGTSAVDSSDHDFTATATSGVTWSGGAAAFNGSTGWATTSEPVLDTTQSFSVMAWVKLGANSAIQSVVSQDANVDSGFELQYLKTENRWSFTRNLTDTTAASSSTAQSTAAPTLNTWTHLVGVYNAADGKMTLYVNGAAQGTAADTTPIASSGSLAIGRSKYNGATEAPFTGSIAQVQVYQRPLSASDVSSLYGRGWSEVRALGDVISSTSHTYDQRGLPLSEKDPLGNTEYYEYDESDNLVVTTSAPVNAESNGGTPVSSRPVTTTGFDTFGDEVELRDPDGNVTVITRDASGQPVSTRLPNYTPPGGSPITASVSRTFDGSGNVASLTDALGKVTTYTYDQFGRLSKTAAPNGAVTTYAYDLNDELLKTVDPLGAYSESTYDYLGRKITDSRFERSTSSTFTTSYAYSSAGFLQKATRPSGSYVTYTSNAAGDVITQADAAGNATQYAYDHLGRQVTVTAPDGSKRRMVYDEPGNNTMVKAYDSAGRLISKISAAYDGNGNQLSATDAMGQTTTFAYDATGMVTGETQPVSATASITTSFGYDVQGHRTRYTDGRGNRHISTYNSWGLLESQIEPATSANPTDRTWTTSYDAAGRAVKQTQPGGVVITNGYDVVGNLTAQSGSGAEVATADRTFGYDLAGQLTSMKAGSGTDTFAYNDRGSLTTASGPSGASSFAYNGDGLMSGRTDASGTSTYSYDTVDRLAGVADAATGQSVSYTYDGLSRLTKQTYGTGDYRSFGYDSASRLASDTLKTSAGATVASIAYGYDLDGRETSKTTTGFSGSAAHTYTYDWAGRLTSWNNGTTTTSYAYDASGNRTRIGAKVMVYDERDQLVGDGSTTYSYTARGTLKSTVAGSTTQTLTSDAYGQQTAIGSQAYTYDSLGRVLTAGSTSLAYSGLDNDVAGDGAATYSRDPDGGVLGVKPTSGAGMFAWADLHTDLVGQFSSTGAALAGSSTYDPFGTVTATAGKVGNLGYQSEWTDSVANRVNMHARWYNPATGQFDNRDTVDNDPIPDSIDANHYQYGDGNPLQTIDSTGHWGWNPFKAVKKAVHKVTRYVSHTAYHYAYSHARSYWHAATHVVRHVVHHVKKAVHKVSRAVHRVYRSVKHTVYRAVHYAKRTYKKAVSTVKHTYHRVKHSVAKHINHIKSKVKNAYHRIKQAGSRIVAKVAKTVKAAANKVKDAYHATAKWVKEHKDTLIQIGAIVAGVAAGIACTAVTAGAGAVACAVGAMALINLGKDAAQGNIHGFKDALGSLGQGALQGALSVVTGGVGGVVAGKIAGALGAFGAKAGGRMIAGFVSGAGVDAAEQLATTRRVDWTGVAVAGGLGAVPGGAGRRSADDGPALSGRDPGKPRTERDVEERRKADERTEIKDEVEARLKGQRAEADLASTIATVGYASSHPTAQHHMVPVHAGAGEGLTIIPMVLAIAANRVRLWRNP from the coding sequence GTGGACCGTCGTCGCCGTCGTGTGCTGGCCGGCCTCCTCCTGACCACGGTGATGCTGCTGGTCACCGCAAATCCGCAACCGGTCACGATATTCGGCCCGGTGGATGTGCGCGTGAGCTGGCTGTGGTCGTGGCTGACGGCGCCGTCAGCGTTCGCGGGAGGGCAACCGATCGGTCCCGCGCAGGAGAGCGGGACAGCGGCAGGCAAGGGTCACTACGTCGGATACGCCGCCACGAAGGCGTCCGGCGGGGCGGGTCGGGTACCGGACTCGACGTCGGCCGAGCGGCAGGACGGCAGGGTCCAGCAGCTGACTACTCCGGACATCAAGGGCTTCGAACCCGGCCGGAGCGTGCGTAGCGCGAAGGACTCGACTGCGGGTTCCGACCTGTTCGTGAATCCGGACGGCTCCTACACGCGTGAGGTGTCCCAAGGCACCGTCAACTTCCAGGACGCGAAGGGCGCCTGGCAGAAGATCGACGCCCGAGTGACGTCTGTGGGGGAGCGGCTGGGCCAGCGGGCGAACCGGCTGGGGCTGCAGTTCGCGCGCCGCGGCGACGACCGGCGGCTGGTGTCGGCGTCGTTCGACGGCGTCGGGTTCGGTTACTCGTTGCAGGGCGCGTCCGGTGTTCCGGCGCAGACCGGGGCGTACTCGGTGACCTATGCCGGGGTGTTGCCGGGGACCGATGTGGTGGTGGAATCCCGGGAGAGCGGGGTCAAGGAGTCGATCGTGCTCCAGCGGCGGGGCGCCGTGCACGAGTGGGTCTTCCCGCTCCAGCTGGACGGCCTCGTCGCCGCGCTCGACGCCGACGGTGGTGTCGTGCTCACCGATGCGAAGGGTGCGGTCAAGGGCCGCATCCCGCCGGGCCTGATGCACGACTCCAAGTTCGACACCGCCAGTGGGGAGTTCACGACATCGAATGCCGTTCGCTACGAGCTGGTCCAGGTCGGCGGCGGCGTCGGCCTGAAGGTGATCGCGGACGAGCAGTGGCTCACCGCGCCCGAGCGCGTCTACCCCGTAACGGTCGACCCGACCGCGGAGTTCATGAACACCTCGGACACCTACATGTACTACGGCAACGACGTGGACCACTCCGGCGAGGACAACCTCGCCGTCGGCACCTGGGACGCCGGTACGCATCGGGGCAAGGCGCTGATGGCGTTCTCCGGTTTCAGCAGCACGTTCAGCGGGCTGCGGATCACGTCGGCTCGGCTGTACCTGTTCCTGACCTGGCAGGGCAGTTGCACCGCACAGCCGTACACGGTTCATCAGGTCAACGAGTCCTGGTCGCAGAGCACCGTCCGCTATGGCAGCGTGAATTACGACGGCCCGGCGTTCAGCTCCGCGATCGGAACGCAGACACCGACGAACTATTCGCAGGCGTGTGCGAATACCGGTGGTGATCGGACGGTCGGCGAGTGGACGAGCGTGGCGTTGGACAAGGCCACGCTCGACGGCTGGCTCAGCGGCACGATCCCCAATTACGGCCTGCTGGTCAACGCCTCGCCGACCCAGACAGCCGACTTCAAGCGGTTCACTTCTCGCAACGGTCCGTCCGGGGCGGTCTGTGACAGCCACACGTGCGCTCCGTTCCTGTCGGTGTCCTACACCCCGAACAAGGCTCCGCAGATCGACGCGCAGTACCCGCCACGGGACTACCAGGCGACCTCGCTGACGCCGGAGTTGCTGGCCAAGGGGCATGACCCGGATGTGTGGCCGAAGGCCATGCAGTACAACTTCAAGGTCAACGACGCGTCAGGTGCGCTGGTGGCGACGTCGGGCTGGACCAGCTCGTCGAGCTGGACGGTGCCGGCGGGGAAGCTGCAGTGGTCCAAGACCTACTACTGGTGGGTCGTGTCCTACGACGGGTGGGCGAGCAGCCCGGATCCGCTGAACGTGGCGTACTACTTCCCACTGTCGACTCCGCCACCGCAGCCGTTGGTGACATCCGGCCTGTCGCAGGACGGCGGCGGCCGCGGGTTCGAACCAAGCGTCGGCAACTACACGACGGAGGCGATGGACGCGCAGGTCGCCACAGTCGGGCCGGCGTTGACGATCCAGCGGTCGTACAACAGCCGCGACCCGCGTACGGGGTCGGCGTTCGGCGCGGGCTGGTCGACGGTGGTCGACGCCAACGTCGTCGAGCGGTACACGACGGCGAACGCGAAGACGGCCGTGATCACGTATCCGACCGGGACAGAGGTGGCGTTCGGGCGTAACGCCGATGGCAGTTTCACTCCGCCGTCGGGCCGGTTCTCCGTGCTCACCGCGATCACCGGTGGGTATTCGCTGCTCGACAAGGACGGCACGACATATCTGTTCACCCGGCTCGTCTCTGGGACGGCGGGTGCGAACGCGCTCTATGGGCTGACGTCGATCAAGGATTCGGCGGGTCGGGCGCTGACCTTCGCGTACGACGCGGCGGGTCGGGTCGAGACCATGACGTCGGCCTCCGGCCGCGCGCTGCATCTGACGTGGTCCACGCCCGCGGGCGCGAGCAAGGCCCACGTCGCCACGGTCTACACCGACCCGGCGGTCGCGGGCGACTCCAGCTCCGTTTCCATCTGGTCGTACGCCTACAGCGGTGACCAGCTCACGAAGGTGTGCCCACCGACCGACACCACGCACTGCACGACCTACGAGTACGGTACTGGCACGCAATACCCGACGGCATTGCTGGACGCAGGTCCCCGTTCGTACTGGCGGCTGTCGGAGGCGGCGGGAGTGGCCAAGGCGGCCAGCACGGTGCTGGACAATGCCGGCACCGACGCCGCGACATTCAAGAATGTGACGCTGGGCCAGGCGGGATCGCTGCCCGGTTCGTCGGCGACGGCGGCCGGATTCAACGGCACCTCCTCCTACGTCGAGATGCCGGCCAAGCTGGTGACCGCGGCGAGCTATCAGTCGCTGAGCATGTGGTTCAAGACCACGACGCCCGAAGGGGTGTTGTTCAGCTATCAGAAGGACCCGATCACCAACGGCACCACCGCCGCCAACTACGTTCCGGCTCTGTATGTCGGTACCAGCGGAAAGCTGCACGCGGAGTTCTGGAACGGCGCGTCGGCCAGTGCCATCGCCTCGCCGAGCCCGGTCACCGACGGCGCTTGGCACCATGTGGTGCTCGCGGCGGCCGGTGACACCCAGACGCTCTACCTCGACGGGACTGCGGTCGGCACCCTGGCCGGGCTGATCAAACTGGCTGACGCGAACAGCACGGCGCACGAGTACGTCGGAGCCGGGTTCATCGGCGGAAGCTGGCCCGATCAGCCGCACCCGAGCGAGGCCGTCGCGACGTACTTCTCCGGATCGATCTCGGATGTGGCGTTGTTCGACCGGACGCTGACCGCGGCCGACGTCGCGAGCTTGCGCGGAGCGGCTTCGGCGGCCGCGCACCCGGTGACGAAGATCATCCGTCCCTCGGGTGCGACGGCGGCGCAGATCTCCTACGACCCGGTCAGCGGTGTCGTGACGCAGGTGATCGACGAGCACAACGGCACCTGGAAGATCAGCAACCCGACGGTGGCCGGATCGTCGCAGATCTACGCGGCGTCAGTGCTTTCCGGCGGCCCGGCCGATTATCTGCGGATGACCGAGACCGGAGTCTCCGAGGCGGTCAACGAGGTCAACGGCGGGGTGGCGACCTACAACACGGTGACCCTCGGCTCGCCCGGCCCGTTCGCCGACGCGACGGCGGCCAAGTTCAACGGAACTGCCTCCTACGTCGAGCTGCCGGCGACGGAGGTCCCCGGAACCGCGCCGAATTCGGTGTCGATGTGGTTCAGCATGCCGTCGGGATCGACCAAGGGCGGGGTGCTTTACGCGTACCAAAGCATGTCCATGGATGATGTCGACGCGGCCGGCAGCTGGGTGCCGGCGCTGTATGTGGGCGTCGACGGCAAGCTGCGCGGGGCGTTCTGGACCGGAAGCGCCGCGAACGTCTTGACCACCGCGGCCTCGGTGGCCGACGGTAAGTGGCATCACGTGGCCTTGGCCGCGAGCAGCACCAGCCAGTCCCTCTACCTGGACGGAACGCTGGTCGGCACCCGCAACGCGGCCCGGGTCGCACCCTCCACCACGCCCGTGTACGCCTACCTCGGCGCCGGGAAATGGTCGTCCGTTTGGACGGGATACGACGGGGACTCGTCAGGCTACTTCCCGGGGTCGATCGGCGAGTTCGCGTTCTTCACCTCGCAGCTGACCGCGGCCCAGGTCGCCGACCAGGTGGCGGCGGGCAAGAACGCCTCGGCGACCGCAGCGGGCGCGGCACTGGCGAAGAGAATCGTGGTGACCGATCCGCTGAACGCGACGACCACCTATCTCTACGACGTGGACAACGGCAGCCGTCAGGTCGCCGAGATCTGGGCCGACGGCGGCTCCGAGCGGCAGACGACGTACGGGTACAAGGACGGCTTCCTGCGGACGGTGACCGACCCGAACGGCAACGTGACCACCAGTGAGTACGACGGGCGGGGCAACACGGTCTCGGAGCAGACCTGCCAGGATCGATCGGCCGGAAGATGTTCCACCGTCTACTACTCCTACTTCCTGAACAGCGCCTCGGCGCTTGATCCTCGCAACGACCAGCTGACCGAGGTACGCGACGGCCGGTCGGCCGGCCCGACGGACAACACGTATGTGACGAAGTTCGAGTACGACGTGCTGGGCAACAAGACGAAGACGACCGACGCGCTCGGCCGCATCGCCAAGACCGACTACACCGACGGCACGACGATCGCGGCGGCCGACGGCGGGTTCGCCCCGGCCGGATTGCCCTGGCGCGTCACTTCGCCAGGCGGTCAGGTGCAGACGACCACCTACTTCGCCAATGGTGACGTGGCGCAGGTGACCGATCCGGCGCAATTGGTGACAAGGCTCGGATATGACGGGCTGGGCCGGGTGGTGTCGAAGACCGAGATCTCCGACGGGTACCCGAACGGTGTCGTGACGCGCGTTGTCTACGACAAGCTCGGGCGCATCACTCAGCAGACCGATCCGGCGACGACGAACCGGGTGACGGGCGCGGTCCACACTCCGGTGACTACCACGACCTACGACTATGACGGGCAGATCACTCAGCAGACGGTCGGCGATGCGACCGGTGGGGACGCCGCCCGGACCTTGAAGAACAGCTATGACGCCCTGGGCCACATCGCGACGGCGACCGACGCGACCGGGAAGGTGACGACGTTCGGGTACGACCTCTACGGCAACCTGACGCGCGAGGTCGACGAGACCGGGGTGGAGACCCGGTACGCATACGACGCGAACGGGCATCTGCTGACCAGCACGCTCGTCGGCTACACCGGCGACCCGAACAATCCCGTCTCCGCCCGGGACCTCGTGACCGAGTCGCGGGCGTACGACCCGGCGGGCCGGCTGGCGTCGATCACCGATGCGATGGGTTTCGTCACGGCATTCCTCTACACCGACAACAACCTCCAGGTCGCGGTGGTCAAGAAGAACGCCGACGGCAGCCAGTCCTACATCGCGGAGCAGACCGAGTACGACGCGGCCGGCAACGTGATCCGGGAAGTCACCAACAACAACGCCACCGAGACCGCGTATGCGGTGGACGCCGTTGGCCGGGTCACCGAGGAGACGCTGGATCCCAACGGCGTCGCTCGCAAGACCTTGTACTCCTACAACAACGACGACCAGGTCACCATGAAGTGGTACGGCGACCACACCGGCTACTTCGGTGCCGTAGGCAGCACCTACGACACTGCGGGCCGGATCACGTCCGACTTCGTGCGTTCGTCCGGACCGCTGTCACCGGCCGGCTGGTGGAAGCTCAACGCGACCAAAGGCACCAGTGCGGTCGACAGCTCCGACCACGACTTCACCGCGACCGCGACGAGCGGAGTCACCTGGTCCGGCGGCGCCGCGGCGTTCAACGGCAGTACGGGCTGGGCCACCACCTCCGAGCCTGTCCTGGACACCACGCAGAGCTTCTCCGTCATGGCCTGGGTCAAGCTCGGGGCGAACTCCGCGATCCAGTCCGTCGTGTCACAGGACGCGAACGTCGACTCAGGCTTCGAGCTGCAGTACCTGAAGACGGAGAACCGCTGGTCGTTCACCCGGAACCTGACCGACACCACCGCGGCGTCCTCTTCGACGGCCCAGTCCACCGCCGCACCCACCCTGAACACGTGGACCCATCTCGTGGGTGTCTACAATGCCGCCGACGGCAAGATGACGCTCTATGTCAATGGTGCCGCCCAGGGCACGGCCGCCGACACCACCCCGATAGCCTCCAGCGGGTCGCTGGCGATCGGCCGCTCCAAGTACAACGGGGCGACCGAAGCGCCGTTCACCGGGTCCATCGCCCAGGTCCAGGTCTACCAGCGGCCGCTGTCGGCATCGGACGTGTCCAGCTTGTACGGCCGTGGATGGTCGGAGGTCCGCGCCCTCGGCGACGTCATCAGCAGCACCAGCCACACGTATGACCAGCGTGGCCTGCCGTTGTCGGAGAAGGATCCGCTGGGCAACACGGAGTACTACGAGTACGACGAGTCCGACAACCTCGTGGTCACGACCAGCGCGCCGGTCAACGCGGAGTCCAACGGCGGCACGCCCGTGTCGTCGCGTCCCGTGACGACGACCGGCTTCGACACCTTCGGCGACGAGGTCGAGCTGCGGGACCCGGACGGCAACGTCACGGTGATCACCCGGGACGCGTCCGGCCAGCCGGTCAGCACCAGACTCCCGAACTACACCCCGCCCGGTGGCTCGCCGATCACCGCCTCCGTGTCCCGGACGTTCGACGGGTCCGGCAACGTCGCCTCCCTTACCGATGCGCTGGGCAAGGTCACCACCTACACCTACGACCAGTTCGGCCGTCTGTCCAAGACGGCCGCGCCCAACGGCGCGGTGACGACGTACGCGTACGACCTGAACGACGAGCTGCTCAAAACCGTCGACCCGCTGGGTGCGTACAGCGAGTCGACCTACGACTATCTCGGGCGCAAAATCACGGACTCGCGGTTCGAGCGGTCCACGTCCAGCACGTTCACCACGTCGTACGCATACAGCAGCGCCGGGTTCTTGCAGAAGGCGACGCGGCCGTCCGGGTCGTATGTCACTTACACCTCCAACGCAGCCGGTGACGTCATCACGCAAGCGGACGCGGCGGGCAACGCGACCCAGTACGCATACGACCACCTGGGCAGACAGGTGACCGTCACCGCGCCCGACGGCTCGAAGCGTCGGATGGTCTACGACGAGCCGGGCAACAACACCATGGTCAAGGCGTACGACTCGGCAGGCCGGTTGATCTCGAAGATCTCGGCGGCCTACGACGGCAACGGCAACCAGCTGAGTGCCACGGACGCGATGGGGCAGACGACGACGTTCGCGTACGACGCGACGGGGATGGTGACCGGGGAGACGCAGCCGGTCTCGGCGACGGCGTCGATCACGACGTCGTTCGGGTACGACGTGCAGGGCCACCGGACGCGGTACACCGACGGGCGCGGGAACAGGCACATCTCCACATACAACTCGTGGGGTCTGCTGGAGTCGCAGATCGAACCGGCGACGTCGGCGAATCCGACCGACCGGACGTGGACGACCTCGTATGACGCGGCTGGGCGGGCGGTGAAGCAGACCCAGCCGGGCGGGGTGGTCATCACCAACGGCTACGACGTCGTCGGGAACCTCACGGCTCAGTCCGGTTCGGGGGCGGAGGTGGCCACGGCCGATCGGACGTTCGGCTACGACCTGGCGGGGCAGCTGACGTCGATGAAGGCCGGGTCGGGGACGGACACGTTCGCGTACAACGATCGTGGGTCGCTGACCACGGCGTCGGGTCCGTCGGGAGCGTCGAGTTTCGCCTATAACGGCGACGGGCTGATGTCGGGGCGGACGGACGCCTCGGGGACGAGCACGTACTCGTATGACACGGTGGATCGGCTGGCCGGGGTCGCCGATGCGGCCACCGGTCAATCGGTGTCGTACACCTATGACGGGTTGTCGCGGCTGACGAAGCAGACCTACGGCACCGGCGACTACCGCAGCTTCGGCTACGACAGCGCCAGCCGCCTGGCCTCGGACACGCTGAAGACCTCGGCCGGCGCGACCGTCGCCTCGATCGCGTACGGGTACGACCTGGACGGCCGGGAGACCTCCAAGACGACGACCGGGTTCTCCGGGTCGGCGGCCCACACCTACACCTACGACTGGGCCGGTCGCCTGACGTCGTGGAACAACGGCACGACCACCACCAGCTACGCCTACGACGCGTCGGGCAACCGTACGCGGATCGGCGCGAAGGTGATGGTCTACGACGAGCGCGATCAGCTGGTGGGGGACGGGTCGACGACGTACTCCTACACCGCGCGGGGGACGTTGAAGTCCACGGTCGCCGGGTCGACGACGCAGACGCTCACGAGTGACGCGTATGGGCAGCAGACGGCGATCGGGTCGCAGGCGTACACGTACGACAGTCTGGGCCGGGTGCTGACGGCCGGGTCGACCAGCCTCGCATATTCCGGTTTGGACAATGATGTGGCGGGCGACGGGGCGGCGACCTACAGCCGGGATCCCGACGGTGGGGTGCTCGGCGTCAAGCCGACTTCCGGTGCCGGGATGTTCGCATGGGCGGACCTGCACACGGATCTGGTGGGGCAGTTCAGCTCGACCGGGGCGGCGTTGGCCGGGTCGTCGACGTATGACCCGTTCGGCACGGTGACGGCGACGGCGGGCAAGGTCGGCAATCTGGGTTATCAATCGGAGTGGACCGATAGTGTCGCCAACCGGGTCAACATGCACGCTCGCTGGTACAACCCGGCGACCGGGCAGTTCGACAACCGCGACACCGTCGACAACGATCCGATCCCGGATTCCATCGACGCTAACCATTATCAGTACGGCGACGGCAACCCGCTGCAGACCATCGACTCGACCGGGCACTGGGGCTGGAACCCGTTCAAGGCGGTCAAGAAGGCCGTCCACAAGGTCACGAGGTACGTCTCCCACACGGCGTACCACTACGCCTACAGCCACGCCCGGTCCTACTGGCACGCGGCTACCCACGTCGTGCGTCACGTCGTTCATCATGTGAAGAAGGCGGTGCACAAGGTCAGCCGGGCCGTTCACCGGGTGTACCGGTCGGTCAAACACACCGTCTATCGAGCCGTGCACTACGCGAAGAGGACTTACAAGAAGGCCGTCAGCACGGTCAAACATACGTACCACCGGGTGAAGCACAGTGTCGCCAAGCACATCAATCACATCAAGAGCAAGGTCAAGAACGCGTACCACCGGATCAAGCAGGCCGGTTCACGGATCGTCGCCAAGGTCGCCAAGACCGTCAAAGCAGCGGCCAACAAGGTCAAGGACGCCTATCACGCAACCGCGAAATGGGTGAAGGAACATAAGGACACGCTCATCCAGATCGGCGCGATCGTCGCGGGGGTGGCCGCCGGCATCGCCTGCACCGCGGTCACTGCCGGAGCCGGCGCGGTAGCCTGCGCCGTCGGAGCAATGGCGTTGATCAACCTCGGCAAGGACGCCGCGCAAGGCAACATCCACGGCTTCAAGGACGCCCTCGGCTCCCTTGGCCAAGGAGCGCTCCAAGGCGCCCTCAGCGTCGTCACCGGCGGAGTCGGCGGCGTCGTCGCGGGCAAGATCGCCGGAGCGCTAGGTGCCTTCGGCGCCAAAGCCGGCGGTCGTATGATCGCCGGATTCGTCAGCGGTGCCGGCGTCGACGCCGCCGAGCAGCTGGCCACCACCAGGCGCGTGGACTGGACTGGCGTCGCCGTCGCCGGCGGTCTCGGCGCGGTGCCTGGAGGAGCCGGCCGCCGCTCCGCCGACGACGGCCCGGCGCTGTCGGGCCGCGACCCAGGCAAGCCGAGGACGGAGCGCGACGTCGAGGAGCGCAGGAAGGCCGACGAGCGTACGGAGATCAAGGATGAAGTCGAAGCCCGCCTGAAGGGACAGCGGGCGGAAGCGGACCTGGCAAGCACCATTGCGACGGTGGGATATGCGTCGTCCCATCCCACTGCGCAGCACCACATGGTGCCGGTCCACGCGGGGGCGGGGGAGGGACTGACAATCATTCCGATGGTCCTCGCGATCGCCGCCAACAGGGTCAGGCTGTGGAGGAACCCGTAA
- a CDS encoding carbonic anhydrase, whose product MSEPVNPDQPVTPADALTLLLAGNDRFVAGDRQHPNQDADRRAAAATGQRPFAVLFGCSDSRLAAEIIFDRGLGDLFVIRTAGHVVGAEVLGSIEYAVAMLDVPLIAVLGHDSCGAIAATLDSIAEGTSPPGFIRDIVERVMISVVPVRDLAVKDPGLAVTEHIRYTADTIIERSALIAERVKEGRCAVVGLSYRLAEGKASLVTRLGV is encoded by the coding sequence ATGAGCGAGCCCGTGAACCCCGACCAGCCGGTGACTCCGGCCGACGCGCTGACGTTGCTGCTAGCCGGCAACGATCGGTTCGTCGCCGGCGACCGCCAGCACCCGAACCAGGACGCCGACCGCCGGGCCGCCGCCGCCACCGGCCAGCGTCCGTTCGCGGTGCTGTTCGGCTGCTCCGACTCCCGGCTCGCCGCCGAGATCATCTTCGACCGCGGCCTCGGCGACCTGTTCGTCATCCGGACCGCCGGTCACGTGGTCGGCGCGGAGGTGCTGGGCAGCATCGAATACGCCGTGGCCATGCTCGACGTCCCGCTGATCGCGGTGCTCGGGCACGACTCGTGCGGGGCCATCGCCGCGACGCTGGACTCCATCGCCGAGGGCACCAGCCCGCCCGGGTTCATCCGGGACATCGTCGAGCGCGTCATGATCAGCGTCGTGCCGGTCCGGGACCTGGCTGTCAAGGATCCCGGGCTCGCCGTCACCGAGCACATCCGCTACACCGCCGATACGATCATCGAGCGTTCGGCGCTGATCGCCGAGCGGGTCAAGGAAGGCCGCTGCGCGGTCGTCGGGTTGTCCTACCGGCTGGCCGAGGGCAAGGCAAGTCTGGTCACCCGCCTCGGCGTCTGA